Within Paeniglutamicibacter psychrophenolicus, the genomic segment GATGCCCGGGCCGTTCTGGCCGATGACCACGCCGTGGCGGCCGGAGGCACGTGCATAGCCGTCGGCCATGTGGGCGGCGCCCTGTTCGTGGACGACCGGAACCAGGCGGATGCCGGCGGGGGCGAAGATATCCATGGCGTCCATGAAGGCAGAGCCCATGATGCCGAAGATATCGGTGACGTCGTTGGACACCAGCGTCTCAACGAAGGCTTCCGACGACGTCATCTTCTGCGCGCCCTTGACGACCTCGCGGGATGTGGCCTTTTCAGTCATTACAAGTCTCCTTCGTGGATCAAGACGTCGCAATCACGCAAAGTCTCAAAAAATGATTCGAACTGCTCCCATAAACGGGATTGCTCACAAAGCTATGCGACCCAGCTCACATCCGTCAAGACCCTATTCCATTTATTCTTCGTACTGATACGATTTAATGAAACTTCGCACAACGGATGATTGGATCGATCATGGAAAATCTCACGGAACCGGATCTCGGGCCCGCGGGTGCCGTCCAGGGCGAAACACCGGCCCTGCGCCTCTTCGCACTGCTGGAGCTGATCACCACCCGCGACCAGCTCTTCACCCTGCAATCCCTGGTGGACCAGACGGGGCTTCCCAAGCCGACCCTGCACCGCATGCTGCAACAACTCGAGGGCGCCAACCTGCTGACCCGCCAGTCCGACGGCCGGCACTACGGCACCGGTTCGCGCATGCGCCGCATGGCCGAGGACGTGCTGCTCAACGACACCCGGCACGGCACCCGGCACGCCATCCTGCGCGGACTGGTCGACGAAATCGGCGAAAGCTGCAACATCACGGCCCTGTCCGGCAACGAGGTCATCTACCTGGACCGCGTGGAAACCAACGAGCCGCTGCGCGTGTACCTGGGCCCCGGTTCCCGGGTGCCGGTGCATTGCTCGGCCAGTGGCAAGTTGATCCTCGCCCAATTCGGCCCCACCCAGCGCGAACGCGTGCTGACCAGCGGACCGCTGCAGCGCTTCACCGCGCACACGCTTACCGACAAGACGGAAATCGAGGCCGAGCTGACCCAGATCCGGCGCAACGGCTACGCCGAGGACCGCCAGGAATACCTGGACGGGCTGGTCTGCCTAGCCGTGCTGGTCCCCAACCCGGCAGGCCGTTCCAACCTTTGCGTCGCGGTGCAGGCCCCGATGATGCGCAAGAGCTCGGCGGACCTGCTCACCTTGCTGCCGGCCCTGCGCCGGGCCGCCGAGAGCATCTCGCGTCTCGAGGACCACGCGGATCTGGGCTCTCCGGAGTCCGAGCCGATCGCGGCAGGGTGGTGAACCGGATGAACCACCAAACACCCGGGCTCGCAGCCCAGGAGCTGGTTTCGGTCCGCGAGATATTCGACATTGACAGCGAAGCGCGCGCGCCGCGGTTCGTCGAGGCCACCGAGCACGTCCCGGCCATCGACCCGGCCTACCGCTTCAACCCCGATGTCACCCTGGCGATCCTGGCCGGGTTCACCCACAACAGCCGGGTGATGGTCCAGGGGTTGCACGGCACCGGGAAGTCCACCCACATCGAGCAGGTCGCCGCCCGGCTGAACTGGCCGCTGATGCGGGTGAACCTGGATGGCCACATCAGCCGCCTGGATTTGGTCGGCAAGGACACCGTCGTGATCCAGGACGGTGCACCGGCCACCCGGTTCCAGGAGGGAGTGGTCCCGTGGGCCATGATCCAGCCGATGGCGCTGGTCTTCGACGAATACGATGCCGGCCGCCCCGACGTGATGTTCGTGATCCAGCGGCTGCTGGAGCGCGACGGCGGCTTCACGCTGCCGGACCAAAACCGGGTCATCCGCCCGCACCCGCACTTCCGGCTCTTCGCCACCGCCAACACCGTCGGGCTGGGCAACCTCAACGGGCTCTACCACGGGGTGCAACGGCTGAACCACGCCCAGCTGGACCGCTGGAACATCGTCGCGGCACTGGACTACCTGCCCGTGGCCGACGAGGTCGGCATCGTGGCCGCCCGCGTCCCGGACCTGGCACAGAAGCCCTCCGGAATGGAACTGATCCGCTCCATGGTGCAGGTTGCCAACCTCACCCGGGACGGCTTTGCCGCCGGGGACATCTCCACCCTGATGTCCCCGCGCACCGTGATCACCTGGGCGGAGAACATCTCCATCTTCCGCGATCCCGCGCTGGCCTTCCGGCTCTCCTTCATCAACAAGTGCGACGAGGCCGAGCGCTTCATCATCTCCGAGTACTACCAGCGCGTCATGGCATGCGAGCTCGAGGAGTCCTACGCGCTCGTTCCGGCCGGGGCCTAGCGGACACCGTCCGGAACGCCATGGACACCACGGGAATCACCGAGCGCCGCGCCCAGGAAATCCGCCAGCTGTGCGCCGCGTCCCTGCGCGCGCTCGGCGCCGACCCGCGCCTGGAGCTGCTCGGATCCCGGCCCTACCGGGGCACCACGGTGCTGCCGTTCAACGCGCCGCACCTCTACCCGCCCTCCCCCGGCGCGGCGTTCGAGTCCTTCCGCGGCGCCAGCGACGGGATGGCGTTGCGCACCCTGCATTCGGACACCGCCGCCCACCTGGCCCTGCTCCCCGAGAATCCCAGCGCCCGACTGGTCTTCGAGGTGCTCGAGCAATTCCGTTGCGAATCCCTGGCCACCCTGCCCGGGGTCCTTTCCAACCTGCGGGCCCGGCACGAGGCATGGTCCAAGGAATACCTGGCCTCGGGCCTGGCCGAAACCTCGCTGGGCATGCTGCTGTACACGATCCTGCAGGTCGCCCGCTCGCGGATCACCGCCGAACCGGTGGTCGCCGAATCCGAGGACATGATCGAGGCGACCCGCGCGAACCTGTCCCCGGTGCTGGGCCCGCTGCTTCCCGCCCTGCGCCGGAACAAGCACAGCCAGTCCGATTTCGCCTCGCCGGCGTTGGAGATCGCACGTCTTGTCGCCGACGCCGTCCAGGCCCTGGAATCCCGGGCACCTGCCCGCAAGGCGCCGAAGGCGAAGGAGTCCAAGGCGGCTGCGTTTTCGCTGCTTGTGGACGTCGAGCGGGAGGCCGCGCTGATCGGGAGAACCTGCACGGGAGCCAGCGGCACGCTGGCGGACGCGGCCGGCGGCTACACGGTCTTCACCCGTGCCTATGACAAGGAATCGGCGGCCCGGGACCTGGTCCGGGAGGACCTGTTGCGCGGCTACCGCGAACGCATTGCCGCCCGGGTGCACACCGAGGCGGTGAACACGGCGCTGCTGGCCAAAAGGCTCCAGGGGCTGCTCTGCGTCCCGGAGCGCTCGGGCAACGATTCCGGCGCGGAGGAAGGCCTGCTCGATGTTTCCCGGCTGGGCCAGCTGATTGCATCCCCCACCGAGTCCAGGCTGTTCAAGACCGAACGCTTCGAGCCGGTGGCCGCCGCAACCATCACGTTCCTGGTTGACTGCTCCGGGTCGATGAAGCAGCACGCCGAGGGGCTTGCCGCGTTCCTGGACGTGCTGGTTCGGGCGCTGGAACGCATCGAGGTGCCCTGCGAGGTGCTGGGCTACACCACCGGCGCGTGGAACGGCGGGCGCGCGCTGAAGGACTGGCGCCGCGCCGGCAACCCGGAAAACCCCGGACGGCTCAACGAGCTGAGCCACCTGGTCTTCAAGGACGCCGCGACTTCGTGGCGCACCGGGCGCCCGGGCCTGGCGGCGATGCTCAAGTCCACGCTGTATCGCGAGGGCATCGACGGGGAAGCCGTGCGCTGGGCACTGAGCCGGCTCGAAACCCAAGGCCAGGAACGCCGGATCCTGGTGGTCATTTCCGACGGCAGCCCGGCGGACGGCGCCACGGCAAACGCCAACGACGAAAACTACCTGCAGCATGATTTGGCCGCGGTGCTGCGCGGGGCCGAGGCCGCCGGCTCCACGACCATCCTGGGCCTGGGCCTGGGGCTGGACATGAGCCCGTACTTCCGCCGCAGCACCATCCTGGACGCCGGGCGGCTCGGCGGCTCCGAATCCGTGCGCGACCTGCTGGACCTGCTTCAGCGCTCGCTGCGCCCCGGGCGCTGAGCCCCCGGGCACACCGCCCGCGACGATGCCCGCGGGGGCTTCACGGGGCCGGGAGTACGCTGGGTTCTCCGGCACCATCGCGAGGAGACCCCCATGGCAGCGAAACCGCCAGCAATGTCACCGTCCGACCTGCCGGTTGCCCAGGTGCTGGACCGGGCCACGGGGCCACGGCGCGCCGAGGCCGACGAACTGCTCGCGCTGCTCGGCGGGATCAGCGGTGAGACGCCGGTCGTGTGGGCCGGGCGCATCATCGGGTTCGGCGAGTACGGGTACCGCTACGCGAGCGGGCACTCGGGCCGTGCCCCCGTCCTGGCCTTCGTCCCGGGCCCGACGAAGCACACGATCTACCTCGCCAACGACTTTTCCCGGCGCTGGCCGGAGCTGTTGGCGAAGCTCGGGCCGCACCGTGCGTCCAAGGCCTGCCTGTATCTGACGCGGTTGACCGGGGTGGATCGCGGCGCGCTGCGCCGGTTGCTGGAGCACTCGCTCGCCGAGACGATGTCGCCGGGGCACTGAACACCGCACGTTCTCGAACGGCCGCGGTGATGGCACGATCGATAAAACACGGGGACGGCAGCTTGGCCCGCGACATACGGACGTCGTCAAGGTGAACGCCATGTTGACCGCCTCGTTCGGGACAGGAACTGCTCACGGGCCGCCGGTGCGTGGTCCTGCCATGGGCGTGGGCCCATCCTGAACCATGGGTGCATGCATCCTCGTTGCCTTTGTTGTTCCCGTCCAAGCCGGTTTGGTCTTCCCCCGGTCCGGCTTGCCGCTGCACCTTACCCTGGTCCGCTTCGATAGCCGGGAAACCGCCGAGTTCGTAAGCACCCGGCTCAACGGTGTGCTGCCGGCGCGATTGGGCCTTGGCGTGCACGTCACCCATGCCGGCGAACGCCTGCGACCCGGGACCCGGCCATGATCCGGCAGGCTGCGCTGGTGGATATGCGCCCGGATAATGATCCACGGCTGCGCCGGGTTCTGGCCGTTTGGGACCCGGTGCAAGACCCGATCCGCCGCCCATGCAGGCGCGGCCTTCAAGCTGAAGCCGCCAAACCGAACCACGTGGCCGGTTGACACCAGGACTTCGTCTCCACTGGCCGGCCAAGGCCTGCGGGCAGTACCGGCATGGCCCGCACTCAGGCTCAGGTTCCGCAGAACGTCCGGTAGGGGCCGAAGCCTTCCGGGGCCGCGG encodes:
- a CDS encoding IclR family transcriptional regulator, with protein sequence MENLTEPDLGPAGAVQGETPALRLFALLELITTRDQLFTLQSLVDQTGLPKPTLHRMLQQLEGANLLTRQSDGRHYGTGSRMRRMAEDVLLNDTRHGTRHAILRGLVDEIGESCNITALSGNEVIYLDRVETNEPLRVYLGPGSRVPVHCSASGKLILAQFGPTQRERVLTSGPLQRFTAHTLTDKTEIEAELTQIRRNGYAEDRQEYLDGLVCLAVLVPNPAGRSNLCVAVQAPMMRKSSADLLTLLPALRRAAESISRLEDHADLGSPESEPIAAGW
- a CDS encoding AAA family ATPase, with translation MNHQTPGLAAQELVSVREIFDIDSEARAPRFVEATEHVPAIDPAYRFNPDVTLAILAGFTHNSRVMVQGLHGTGKSTHIEQVAARLNWPLMRVNLDGHISRLDLVGKDTVVIQDGAPATRFQEGVVPWAMIQPMALVFDEYDAGRPDVMFVIQRLLERDGGFTLPDQNRVIRPHPHFRLFATANTVGLGNLNGLYHGVQRLNHAQLDRWNIVAALDYLPVADEVGIVAARVPDLAQKPSGMELIRSMVQVANLTRDGFAAGDISTLMSPRTVITWAENISIFRDPALAFRLSFINKCDEAERFIISEYYQRVMACELEESYALVPAGA
- a CDS encoding cobaltochelatase CobT-related protein, whose protein sequence is MDTTGITERRAQEIRQLCAASLRALGADPRLELLGSRPYRGTTVLPFNAPHLYPPSPGAAFESFRGASDGMALRTLHSDTAAHLALLPENPSARLVFEVLEQFRCESLATLPGVLSNLRARHEAWSKEYLASGLAETSLGMLLYTILQVARSRITAEPVVAESEDMIEATRANLSPVLGPLLPALRRNKHSQSDFASPALEIARLVADAVQALESRAPARKAPKAKESKAAAFSLLVDVEREAALIGRTCTGASGTLADAAGGYTVFTRAYDKESAARDLVREDLLRGYRERIAARVHTEAVNTALLAKRLQGLLCVPERSGNDSGAEEGLLDVSRLGQLIASPTESRLFKTERFEPVAAATITFLVDCSGSMKQHAEGLAAFLDVLVRALERIEVPCEVLGYTTGAWNGGRALKDWRRAGNPENPGRLNELSHLVFKDAATSWRTGRPGLAAMLKSTLYREGIDGEAVRWALSRLETQGQERRILVVISDGSPADGATANANDENYLQHDLAAVLRGAEAAGSTTILGLGLGLDMSPYFRRSTILDAGRLGGSESVRDLLDLLQRSLRPGR
- a CDS encoding DUF1801 domain-containing protein, encoding MAAKPPAMSPSDLPVAQVLDRATGPRRAEADELLALLGGISGETPVVWAGRIIGFGEYGYRYASGHSGRAPVLAFVPGPTKHTIYLANDFSRRWPELLAKLGPHRASKACLYLTRLTGVDRGALRRLLEHSLAETMSPGH